In one window of Polaromonas naphthalenivorans CJ2 DNA:
- a CDS encoding DMT family transporter, which yields MAGLHPARAAHGRTAALAVGALVLNALVWGVSWWPFRQLQDHGLHPLWATALMYLLIVAGLLAVQFKAWRGFAAHPQLWLLGLAAGLTNIGFNWAVTVGDVVRVVLLFYLMPAWSVLVAWLLLGEKPTAASLFRLLLAMSGVLIVLKAPGSAWPLPQGAADWLAIAGGFSFAVTNCLLRKFADAPGNTCMLAMFGGSGLMATLAALLGMSLQVVPGPALQAAGIPVLLGLSLAFMASNAALQYGAARLAAGATAIVMLTEILFASGSAAALGAAQFTPRILLGGSLIVLAAVLAATAPSAKE from the coding sequence ATGGCTGGCCTTCATCCGGCCCGCGCGGCACACGGGCGAACGGCTGCGCTGGCGGTCGGCGCGCTGGTCTTGAATGCGCTGGTCTGGGGCGTTTCCTGGTGGCCGTTTCGCCAGCTGCAGGACCATGGCCTGCATCCGCTGTGGGCCACGGCGCTGATGTACCTGCTGATCGTGGCCGGGCTGCTGGCCGTGCAGTTCAAGGCCTGGCGCGGCTTTGCGGCGCATCCGCAGCTGTGGCTGCTGGGCCTGGCGGCGGGCCTGACGAATATCGGCTTCAACTGGGCCGTCACCGTGGGCGACGTGGTGCGGGTGGTGCTGCTGTTTTACCTGATGCCGGCCTGGTCGGTGCTGGTGGCGTGGCTGCTGCTGGGTGAAAAACCGACCGCCGCATCGCTGTTTCGGCTGCTGCTGGCCATGAGCGGGGTGCTGATCGTGCTGAAGGCGCCTGGCTCTGCGTGGCCGCTGCCGCAGGGCGCCGCCGACTGGCTGGCCATTGCGGGCGGCTTCAGTTTTGCGGTCACCAATTGCCTGCTGCGCAAATTCGCCGATGCGCCCGGCAACACCTGCATGCTGGCCATGTTTGGCGGCAGCGGCCTGATGGCGACGCTGGCCGCGCTGCTCGGCATGTCGCTGCAGGTGGTGCCCGGCCCGGCGCTGCAGGCGGCCGGCATTCCGGTGCTGCTGGGACTGAGCCTGGCCTTCATGGCCAGCAACGCGGCCCTGCAGTACGGCGCGGCACGCCTGGCGGCCGGCGCGACGGCGATTGTGATGCTGACCGAAATCCTGTTTGCCAGCGGGTCCGCCGCCGCGCTGGGGGCCGCCCAGTTCACGCCGCGCATCCTGCTGGGCGGCAGCCTGATCGTGCTGGCGGCGGTGCTTGCAGCCACGGCGCCTTCGGCCAAAGAATAA